Proteins encoded together in one Ogataea parapolymorpha DL-1 chromosome III, whole genome shotgun sequence window:
- a CDS encoding 54S ribosomal protein L15, mitochondrial, which produces MHSISGSLLRLGARNQRQVCFNGAQVTAKRSVVFAKGPRVRGAIRDPEDIFTVKGIKYGLTEENVKPLKTFLQSKLQGKYELPDKLLLQIITHKSFAHGTQPYNARLSYFGRELIQLSAAKYAITRSTNNEYAINNLNFDSLGSYTQSLMKTDRLLKEYAVVNNLDAVFFRRLALPSGKEDDNYKPKAIWSTLTASLVGAIASQHGKKAAEEFIEKELFGDVFKQILPATKPASESA; this is translated from the coding sequence ATGCACAGTATATCAGGATCGTTACTGCGTCTGGGAGCCAGAAACCAGCGCCAGGTGTGTTTTAACGGAGCACAAGTGACAGCCAAGAGAAGCGTGGTATTTGCCAAGGGCCCAAGAGTCAGAGGAGCCATTCGGGACCCAGAAGACATATTCACGGTGAAGGGAATCAAATATGGACTAACCGAAGAAAACGTGAAGCCATTGAAGACATTTTTGCAGTCCAAACTGCAAGGCAAGTACGAGCTGCCTGACAAATTGCTTCTACAGATAATCACACACAAATCTTTTGCACACGGTACGCAGCCGTATAACGCAAGACTGTCCTATTTTGGAAGAGAGCTGATCCAGCTGAGCGCTGCCAAGTACGCCATAACACGAAGCACAAACAACGAATATGCCATAAATAACCTGAACTTCGACTCGCTTGGATCTTACACGCAGAGCCTGATGAAAACGGACcggctgctcaaggagtACGCGGTTGTCAACAACTTAGATGCCGTTTTCTTTAGACGTCTGGCTCTGCCgtctggaaaagaagaCGATAATTACAAACCAAAAGCAATCTGGTCCACCTTGACTGCGTCATTGGTTGGTGCCATTGCCTCCCAGCACGGCAAAAAAGCGGCTGAGGAATTcattgagaaagagctgtttggcgacGTTTTTAAACAGATTCTTCCTGCGACCAAGCCGGCCTCTGAATCGGCTTAG